DNA from Canis lupus baileyi chromosome 6, mCanLup2.hap1, whole genome shotgun sequence:
GCCGGCCCCCCTCCTGCAGCTCGGGCCCTGCCCACTAGGTGGGGCTGCTCGGCCCTCTGAGTGCCGAGTCCTGGACTCTGGGCCTCCCAAGGCCAAAGCCCCTCTCCATCCCAAGGACCCACCTGCCACCTAACCTAGGGCCCTGATGCTGCAACAAACGCTGGTTCCCCGGCCTGCCCTCCAGCGCCCCGGGCGCTCACCCGGAAGGAGATGGTCCTGGGGCTGGAGCGTCTGAGGGAGCTGCTGTAGGTAGCCTGGGTGGGCGAGAGAGTGTCCACCTCTCCCTCCTTGCTGGGGATTTTCAcctgggcggggggagggagtgTCACACGGGAGGTCCCGGTAGCCCAAAGCCCAAGCTGCCAGGGGAACCCCATGAGGCTCGGCTCGCCCCAGGAACcgcaggagggaaggggggagacaACGGTCCTATGCCTTCCCCTGCTGCCTCCTGGCCCTCCGCCTCTGCGGTGGGGGTGACGGACACGCATCTGTGGGGCCGGGCCACCACACAGAGCTTTCCAGCAGAACTTCTGCAAGGACCTGAGGCTTCCCAAAAGGCTGCTGGAGCCCTGAAGTCCAGGCCCTGGATGAcggcggggtgcggggtgcaggggtgcggggTGCAGGGGCTCTATCACACAGCTGAGGCTCTTCccagctgcctgcagcctggcccTGCCTCAGGGTCCCCTATTCTGACAGTgaccagaggcagggagggagaggaaactgCCCGAGCTGGCGTCCTGGAGAGAGGACAGGAAACAAGGGCGCCAGGGCGCCAGAGCTCGCCTGCAGCGGAACGCGAGGGGCAGGGGCATCGCCAACCTGCAGTGTGATGGGCGGGAGGCGCGAAGAAGCCGCGGTCGGAGGCTCGGGCGcccgctgctccccctgctcggCCGAGGACGGGGGGCTCTCGTCGGGGAGGGCCCTTCCCCGCTGCCCCGCAGGCTGGCACCCCCCCGAGGCCggctgcccccctgccctcctcggCGCCAGCTTGCTCCCGGCGGCCGGGGTCTTCTCCGACGCCAGAGACTTCTCAAAGAGCGACGCTTTCTCAGAAACCAGTCTCCTTTCCGGGTCTGAGGTCTTCCCTGGGGCCGGCGGCTTCTCCGGGACACCTGTTCTTTCTAGAAGGGGCCTCTTCTCCGGGGTGGCTCTCTTCTCGGGCGCAGACGTCTTCTGGGGGCCCAGGGCCTCCTGTGAGCGGCTCGCTTCCGCCGAGACCAGTCTCTCTGCAGGTGCTAACGTCTTCTCTGGCAGAGCCGGCTTCCCCGAGACCTCCTCCTTCCCGCCTGCTGAGCCCCGGCCCCCCGGGCTCTCGTCCTCCCCGGCCCGGGGGCCCCGCTGCTCCCCGCTCGGGCCGAGGGGCTGCTGCTTGGCCTGCCCCGGGCCAGAGGGCTCCCTTCCCGCTCCTGCCTCCGGCTGGCCAGGGGCCTGGGCCGCCTCCACCGCCTGCCGCCTCTGCCTCCGCTCCCGCCGTGTCCGGAGGATGGCCTGGACGTCCTCGTCCTCATCCTCGTCCTCGTCCTTGGAGACGGAAGTTCGTGGCTTGGGCACCTCTGCTTCCTCTACGCTTGGCAGCCTAGGCCGGAAGGTGGGAGACGGGGGCGAGGTAAGGCTCAGAGGCCACCAGAGGCGGGAGAGACGCTGCCAGggcggccgggcccgggggcTCCCCGGCCAACCACCACTTGACTACACGTTGGGCTCCCGGGAAACCCCCCGGACAAAGCACGCCGCGCTTTGAACGAGTTTATAAACCCCCACAAGGCCCAGCCCATCCACGCTCAGACCCCAGCAACCAACACTGACCCATTGGCTGCCTCCCAGGCGTCAGGCCCCACGCTGGGCGCTGGAGGTCGGAAGGAATAAACGCCCCCGCCCTTGGCCCTTAGAGCTCAGCTCAAGACCAGACACTTCGGGGATgtgccaaaggtcacacagataGCAAACTGGGAGGAGAACCCAAAGCCCTGACATAGCACCCTGCATTGCGGTCATGTGGCTGCTGGCCCCAGAGGCCAGCCCAGCCACCCACCTGCTCCCCCTTCTCTCGGGGACCCATGGGAGCAGGCGCAACATGGGGAGACCGTCCAGAAGCCGCAGCACTCGGCCTCCAGGACATTCTTTTCCTCCCTCACCACCCTGCCCTCCATGCGATTCGCTGTCTGGGCCTCAACTTCCACATCTGCAAGCTGGGTGAAATGAGACTCCTTCTCCGTGAGTGCCCAGCCCAGTCCCCCGCACACAGGGGACTTCTTTTCCCTCGTAACCCTTGAAATCTAGGTGGCAAGAGTAGCCCCGTGTCCCTGCCTCAGCAGGGTTGACGGGGGTCGGGGTCGCAGGGAGGCAGCCTGTGCAGAGCGCTGAGCCACAGGGCAGACAGATGGGGACAAGGCCCGGCCCTGCCTCCGAGCTCCGTGCCACCTCTCGGAGCTGTACCTCCCCCTGCAAGGTCGCTTCAGGCCTCTCCCCGAGTCAGGGGTCCTGCGAGGACCGGCTCATGGCTGCGCCACCGTCCGGCCTGTTCCGCTCCCCGGAGGGTGGCGGTGGCTGCGTGGCGGCGGCTCGGGGGGTGAGGAGCTCCCTGCCGGCCAAACCCCTTGTCCTTGGTCTGTCTGGGCAGCTGGGTGCGTCCTGGCACCCAGGGTGGGGAAGTGGCGCCTCGTCCCGCCCCACCCCGAGCACCTCTCGGCCGCCGGCGAGTCTCCGTTCTGGGTGAGCCTGGGGGCCTCGTCGTCCGTGGCGGAGCTCAGGGTACGGTGCCGCCGCCGGCGCTCgcgctcctgctcctcctcatcTTCTAGAGTCCACTGCCTGGccaggctgtggggtgggggacagcgTCAGGGCAGCCCACGCAAGACCTCGGGGCCCCCCTTCCCAAGCGGCCCCTGCGGAGCCAGGAGGAGAGAGCCAAGGTTCCTGGGCCGGGGCCGCGGCTGGGCTGAGCCGGGTGTGCTCCAACACACGCATGTCCCCAACACCCAATACCAAAGACACTGCAAAACATCTCATTAGGAATTCtgcatttggggcacctgggaggctcagtcggttaggcgggtggtaatcccagggtcccctgcccccaggggagcttgccccccccgccccctccccggtccctcccctgcttgtgttcgctctctctctctcaaactctctCTTTggaatcaataatttttttaaaaaatttttaaataaaaatagtaattctgCATGTGGATTAcacattgaaataatattttggatatactgggTAAATGAGATATTATTAAAATTGATCACCTgttccttttcactttcttagtaCGTCATCTACAGAaagttgacaattttttttaaagattttacttatttattcacgagagacccagagagagaggcagagacacgggcagagggagaagcaggctccatgcaggaagcccgatgtgggactcgatcctgggaccccagggtcaccacctgagcccaaggcagatgctcaaccactgagccacccagggacccgaAAATTGACGATTTTAAATGTGGTTCGCACCTGTGGTTCACATTACATGCCTATTAAATTTCAGCTAAAGGTACTAAAAGGATTTGGATTGGACCAGGGCTCCTCATCCTGGGCATCACTGACATTTCAGGCCGACAACTCCACATGCAGGGGCTGTGCTGAACGGCACCCCAACCTCTACCCACTGGACCCCTGAGCACCAGCCCaaccccagttgtgacaaccaaaaatgtctcctgaCTTTGCCATGTCCCTGGGCAGGGCAAAACCACTTCAGATGACAACCCCTGGGTTAGACTTAACCGTGAAATCCAAAGTGGGAATGTGGGGCCCCCTCTCTAGGGGTGCCTAGGAACACGGGAGGGTGGGCACAGTTCTCCCTTGacaagttcctttttctttttggtcttggATTCTCAGGTaacatccatcaatggacaaTCAGAGAGAAACTTTCTCCGAGTTTCCCAACAACCCATGGGATTTCTCAGCGGCTCAGAGGGGGAGAACCCACAAATAAGACCAATCACACCCGGAGAAGATTCCAATACCTGCCTCCCATCTCGGGAGCTCTTTGAGCCTCTCTAACCTTCTAGAACCAGCTTTCACTTGTGGGGGAGCGAGGGGATGCCGTACACTCTACTATGGGTTCCTCTTCCTAGTCACTCTGCATTCACAGGACCAGTTGGGGACTCCACGGCCAGGCACTCACtggtttccctccttccccactcatCCAGCCACTTGTCCATCCAAACACTATCACTCCCCGCCATTTCCCTGCCCAACCCCACCCacccatctttttgttttttgtttttaaagatttattatttgagagagagagcaagcaaccagggggaggagcagagggggaggaagagggacaagcagactctacactgagcatggagtccagcgtggggctcgatcccaggaccctgagatcatgacctgaactgaaaccaagagccggacgctcaactgactgagccactcaggtgccccccaccaaTCATCTTTAGCCACCTGCCCTATCATCCTCCCATGCACCCGGCCGccagcccaccccaccctccatccACCGGCCCTTCCACCCTAACCAAAGAGCAAATACATCGTTGCCAAGCAACTGCAATGGGCCAGCAAGTCAGGAACTGGGGGTTCACAGAACAAAGTGGGGTCCCTGCCCTAAAGACCCTATGGCCTAGTGAGAAAGAGGAGCGTGTCCCCCAGTAACTCCCCCAACCAAAGCACAGAAATTGCTCTGCAGGAGGGAGAGTGCTTACTGCAAGCCAAGGTTATCAAGAAAGGCTCATGGAGACGCACCCAGGGCTGGGTCTCGGTGGGCAAACGGGATTTCAACAGAGGtaatggggggcggggagaaacTGGCAGTCCAGGCGGAAGGGAGGGCCCAAAAGCCTGaggccagaggtgggggtgggggcagccagcACCCTGGGAGAAAATTTGGGTTGGAAATAGCACCCCTGGAGAGTCAGCAGAAGAGCCCTCTCTGGAGCCCTCCTGCGACTCCCCCAGGGGTTCCTGGGGCCTACAGATAGGAAGAGTCTCTAAAAGGCCTCTTCGTCCCTCCCAGAGTTACTGTAAGGCCGTCCCTGCGCCACTGCCAGGTGTCAAACCTGCTCGCCCAGCCAGTCCTGGCCCAGCCCTAGCCCCCCGGGCCTCTTCCCCTCCTGCACAATATCGCCCTGCAACCAAGCCCCAATTTAAGGAACAGACatgtttctggaggaaaaaaaaaccaccacgTGAAAACCCAGGGATTTTACCAACAGAACTGCATATGAAATGCATCTATGGGGCCTCCAAGGAAAGGTTCCTCCAGGCAGCGTCTTGTAAAGCAGCCTACTCCCCCTGCCCTCAAGCCCATCCCGGCTTTTCCTCTTCGCCCGTTTTCCTTCCTAAAATGAGAAGGATGAACCACACAATGGCTCCGATCTGGTTTTCTAGGTCGGACGTCACGCTGATCCAATATTcaccaaacaaatattttttgagcccTGACTACGAGCCGGACACAGTTCCTGGGACGCAGCAGAGGAAGCTGGCAGGGCCCTTCCCGTTGTCGAGAAGCACAAATCGCAGGGGGTGGGTGTGTAGTCAGTGAGCCAGGAAATGGGTGTGTGAGCAAAAGGATGTCAGGAAGTGACACAAGGGCAACAGAACCAGGTAAGGGGTAATGTGAGAGACAGTGCCTGGGAGGGGAGGCCTCCCGGAGAGCTCTGAGAAGGAGCCCGATCTGGGAGCAGGGGGTCCCAGGAGGAGGGCACAGCAAGGGTGAAGCCCTGGGTGCAACAGCTGGGTGTTCAGGGAAAGGGGAGGCCAAGAGCCACAGCATGGCCCACAGGGGGCTTGGACGGGGAGGAGGCCAGAGAAAAAGGCCTCATGACCAGGGGAAGAACCTGGGTTTTATCCAGGTGTGCTGGAGAGCCACTGGATAGTTTCACATAGAGGAGGGACCCGATAGAATGTAGGACTACTATGATTTAATCTCTCTGGCTACTGAAGGAAGAAGAattgaggggggcagggggcaggggacacaGAGCACCTCCCATCAGGAGGCCCGGCGAGACCTCCATTGGCCTGAACTGCGGTGGTGAccgagaggaggaaagagagatggATTGGGGACACATTTTGAAGACAAGAGCCGAGAAGTTGCAGATGGGCTGCATGGGGATGAGGGtggagacaaagagaagaaacaaggaaaactTCCAGACGTCTGGCCTGAGCAATTCCTGGAGCTGTAAGTCAGACGGGAAGGATCGGGGAGGAAGGAGCTTGGGGAGATGTCggcagtgggggtgggtggggggagaaaaagtTCTGCTTCTGGCTGTTCAGGGTGAAAAGACACCGGCGCAAAGGAGACCAAGGTCCTGAGTCAGAGAGACCAGAGGAACCCCGCCGGGGGGAGGAATGAGGTCGGGTCCAGGACCGTGGGTGTGGGGGGCCAGGTTGGCGTAGTGAACACAGAGGCACCTGGTCCCCCCCGGGAGCAGCTCAAGGGCTGGGCCGGAGCCCAGATGAGCTCCAGATGAGCGAGGGGAGCATGGGAGTCAAGACGGAGGAACCCCTGAGCACCAGCAACTCTTTGGAGAAGTTTTATCagaagagaagcaaataaaatgcGACGGTACCTAGAGCAGAATTTGGAATCAAGGAACGGCTTTTCCGTTGAGGTATAACTTACGTACAATAGACACACAcgaggttttgttttcttcttcaaggAGCGCAAATGAAGGAGAGTGGAGAGGGTGTGAGAAGCCTGCAAGCAAAGCGTGAAGATGTCGTGCTGCGGGAGAGGAGGGCCCACAGGGGAGGCCGGCTCTCATCTCCAGCATCCCCCGGCGCCTGGCACAGCCGAGCGCCAACGGTGGAAGGAGCAAGTGCGACTCTCGGATGTGcagggctccctcctccctggggaATCACTAACCCCAGCCTTGCCCAGGAGGAGCAGGAAGCAGGGGGAAATCGGGGCTCCCCCAGAGCAGTCCGCCCACCTGTTAGGGGCCAGGCTGATGCCTCACCACTGCTCGGCTACCGCCGGCTCACGAGAGCTCATGGATTCGTGTGCTGAACgggcgaatgaatgaatgaccggTCTCCATATACACGGAGCTCACGGGGGCATGTGAGGGCCTACGGGAATCACGTTTAAGGTCTGCggtcgggcagcccaggtggctcagcggtttagcgttgccttcagcctgggccgtgatcctggagacccgggatcgagtcccgcttcgggctccctgcgtggagccttcttctccctctgcctggttctctgcctctctctctctctctctcatgaataaataaataaaatcttttaaaaaaaataataaaatagtctGCGGTCAAGATCGTGGGGCCTCAATACGAGCCCTTCTCCATCAGCCTGGGAAATGCCAGCTTCAGCAGGCTTTCATCGGAGCCATCTTTTCGGTTCTCTCTTTGTCCGGACTGACCCCCTCCCCCTTTGTACAGTCTGGGGCCAGCGCTTGCCCTCCAAAGTTGAGGGGTCCCTCCACTGGGTAAAGTGCCCCACAAAGCCGGAAGCTCCTCTCCCCTGACCACACCCGGCTGGGCCGGGCTGGAGCCTCCAGGATTCCTCCGTCCTGAGCAACCCCGTTCCCACACGCTCCTCTCAGCCCTGGGGGAAGCAGCTTATTTGTTTATCCTCCAGTGGGGCCATATATGGAGTATGACCTGCCGGGGCCTGGTCTCCTCGGAAATGACTCACCCCCCTCACTCCCCAGGCCAGCACCAACCCTCAGGGGTCTTCAGGGCTGGATCGGCAGGAGGCGAGGCCCAGGTGTCCTTGAACGTCCACCAGCTTTAGGCCATGACCCCACAGTTCAGCCAAGATGACTTGGTCACTCCCCTGCTGCCCAGGAATCACGGGGCTGCTTTCAACCCCCGGTAGAACTTGACTCACTTCACCTCCACCGCCTTTACCACCACCCCACCCTGGGGAAGGAAGGTTCTTGCCAAGAACTCTTGCTTATAAGATGAGGAAACGGCTAGAACTGCAGGGGCCGGAGGAGCAAGGGTCAGGCTCCAAGAGGGACCTCAGCAGGTGCAGCTGGTGAAACCCCcataataaagaaataagcaCGGGCTTTAGAACGGTGCTGAACACTCAGGAGCACGCTGGGGTTTGTTGAACACGGTAGTCAATAAATTAAAGAGTCAAGACGTGAGGCCACTAACGCGTGAGAGCTTGCCGTGAGGCCTGCACTGTTTGAAGTATTTTACAAATAACAGTGACATGAAACCTCCCAACCAACCCTGGAGGTAGGTGGCGTTAGCCCcagttcacaggtgaggaaatggaaggTCACAGGGGCTAATCACCATCCCAAGATAGCACAAgtaatcaaaagaaacaaaagaagattcCACCCGAGGTCAGCTTCTCAAGAGCCATCCCCTCCACAATTCCAAGCGCCAGGACGGACTCCCGGGAGGGCTGCCCCAAGCCAGGGCGAGGCCCACCTCCCCGACAGCCCAACAGCAGGGGTTCAGAGGAAGCAGAAGCGGAGCCTGGGGAGGGCCTCCGACCTTGTGGGACTCCCCACCCCAGGACAGGCCAGAGCTCGGGGCGCAGCCTGGGCGAGAAGAGGTTTGGGGAAGCCCAGTGGTCCGCTCACCGGCCGAAGCCTCGCCGCTCTCACCAGCGGATGCCACAGCCCTAGGCGGCACCTagccccccactccctccttgCCACCAATCCTCTCCTCTACCTCCAGGCCTTCACTTGGCAACCACACCCCTCTCTTCGCCTCCATGCACGGTTGCTGTGCCCCCCAATTCTGCACTCACACAGCTGCGGGAGAGAAGTTAGATCCAAGGAAGAGCCCCCCTACGGGAGACCTCAAAACAAGCTCGAGAAACAGACCGAGACTCAGCCGCTCTGGTCAAAGTAGGTGAAGGGTGGGAAGGCTCTCCCAGAAGCATCTGTGGAACCCTGGGTCTCAGGGAGCAGGATCTGCGACTTTTTGAAACAAAGAACAGACAAGGGAGCCCAGCTCTGCCGGGCCGTATGACCTTGGGCCAGTCTCCGGCCCCTGCGGGACACGGGTCCCAGACTCCGCTTCTACACAACGAGGGGTCACGGTGAGGAGTGACGGAGTCCCTTTCAGCCCTGCCGGTCTCGGGACAGGCGTGGGGACCGGAGAGCAGCGCAGGGAGGCAGGACGGCTGCCGAGGCCCAGGCAGGGCAATGATTAACCACAGgctgctcagtcccaggcaccctcagacccgcccctcaccccctgcAGACAGGCCCGGCCCAGCCTCACCCTCACCTGGCCGGCCCGGGAGGAAAGGACAAGGCCGCTGACCAGGGCACCCTGCCAGccagctgccaccaccaccccccccggAGCCGGAGCGTCCGAATGTCTACTTCACGCCGAGGATCCGAATGTCTACTTCATGCCAAGGATGGGCTGCAGGCTGGCCCCccgctccccacctgcgccctgCCGGGGGCCACACGGTCACACCCTCATCACCGTCCTCCCCAGCCTGGGAGACTCGGTTGACAGTGACTCACAGCCCTTTCCCTCCTGCCCGCTGAGGCTTGTCGTTCCGCCGGGAGCCGAGCGGGAGCGGTCCTCTGCTCCAGGTGCCTCATCCCGGCGCCTGTTGGCAGCAGCTGCGTCTGCCCACGGGGCTCTGCGGGGGCTGGGGCCGCCggggagggcaggctgggggctCCCGTGGCAGGACTGGTTCCCCAGGGCGTTCCTGGCCCTCACCCTGGCCGTCCGTGGGAACCCGGCCCCACCCCAGCAGCCACATGTCCACCCGAGCCGTGGACAAGCTGTGACCAGACCcgttctcatttttaaagttctccgGCCCAGCTGCCCACCCAGCACACACACCCTGTACGTATCCAGGCTCGCTCTCAGACACAAGGTCACACGCGTCCCGCCGGCCTGTGAGCTCCTGACCACCGAGTGTGTGGTTTGCATTTTTCTCCCAATGCCCTCCACGGAGGGCTTCAATAAACACTCACAGCAAACATCCTCGGCCTCCCACGGCCCAGACTCAGCAACGGCCCAGACTCAGCAACGTAAGAACCTGCCACCCACACAGGCCACAAATGCGCTCACCCGCACATACACCTGCGCACACACATGTAAACACACATCCACGGGTGCAGATAGGCCCACACCTACGAGCAAACACACTCCCACGTCAACCCCTCCTGCACACACCGATCCACATGCAGAGTCCAAGGTCTGGACCCCCGGCCCCACCCTCAGCGCAGACCTTCCCTGGGGTGTGTCCGGCCTCCCTGGCAGCCCAGGTTCCTTCTTCCAGGGCACCGAGTTCCTTCCATCCTTGGGGCTTACTTTATCCCCTCTAGAGCCCCTGGGCCCCCCATGGGGGAGACCAGGCAGCCGTGCCTCAGAGCAGAGTGAGGTCCTGAGGGTCTGAGgaggtgcccccccaccccccgggcccgGGGAGGATGAGACTGAGACACTGGAGGAGCTCTGAGCCCTtctggagggagcaggggagatCCTAGAGCCCCGGAGAATGCCTGAAAGCTGCCCTGATGGGGAAGGCCTGGGGAGGGTGCCACTGTGCCCGCCCGTGGGGAGCACCCTGGCCTCCAAATGCCCACCTGCGAGGGGCGAAAAGGACAATTTCTACTTGGCTTAACCCTGGGGCTCAAAGGAGCAGGAATCCGGCTCTGAGCTACTGCGCGGGCCTCAGTTTCTTGGAGGGCAAAATGGGTGTATATGGCAGGGATGGTGGGGGATGAGGAGATGAAGATGCTCCCCGGAACACGTCTGAGGGGAGGTGCGGGTAGCTCCAGGAGGAGTCCCCGGGGGTCCCCAGCCACAGTGGGGGTGATACCTCCAGGGCAGtccccccacaccccaggctcctCCAACCCTGACAGAATGTCGGGCGGCAGGGATAAGATGCCCAGGGTCCCGACCCTTTGACAGACCAGCCTACAAAGACTGaagcacggggggggggggtcagcagCCGCCCTGAGGTCGCCCAGCCCAGACGCAGCACTCAGTGTGAGCCCCCTTACTGGGAGGGGGCCTGTTGCCCAACGGCCCCTATTCACTGACCCCTGTTGCGACCCCACCCCGGGGGGCCCgcacccctgctcctccccagagCGGCTGAGCCCCCCTCTCCAGCCGCCAGTGTGGCGGGCAGGGGCTGCCCTCGGGCcggccccccaccctcccctcgcccccaccccccccgcagGCCCCTCCGGCCGCCCCCAGCGCCGCGGGGGCCTCCGTCCGAGCCCCGGGGAGGGACAGGCGGGGCGCTCACCTGGACAGCGCCGACCAGTCCTTCCTGCCGCCAGCCatgccgccgccgcccgcgccgcacctgcgcgccctccccgccgccaGGTGGgctcgcggccccgccccgccccgccccgccccctccgggaGGGGTCCCCGCCCACCAGCGGCCGGGGCGGACGGACCGACGGACGGGGCGGCGCGGGGTCGCGGGCGAGGGCGGGGCACTTCCTGCTCCAACCCGTCGGACCAGCTCGGCGCCGCCTCCTCGGGCAGGGGTGCGGGGAGCGAGCTCGGGGCCGCCCACCTGGGCCCAGAAGGTCGGAGCGCCGGGCCTGggcacccccaccctgggcctggGCACCCCTGACggctgggccccccaccccagggctgggCACCCTTGATGGCTGGGTACCCCCATCCCGGGCCTGGACACCCCCAACAGCTAGGCACCCCGCCCCAGGCCTGGGCACCCTTGATGGCTGGGCACCTCAACCTCGGGCCTGAGCACCCCCACATCTGGGCACCCCCACCCTGAGCCTGGGCACCCCCAATGGCTGGGCACCCTGGTCAGCTAGGCACCACCAACAGCtgggcacccccaccccgggcctgggcacccccccacccccgggcacCCCCCGCCCCAAGCCTGGACACCCCAGGCCTGggcacccccaccctgggcctggGCACCCCTGATGGCTGGACCGCCCCACCCTGAGGCTGGGCACACTCAATGGCTGGGTACCCCCATCCCAGGCCTGGACACCCCCAAAAGCTGGGCACCCCCgccctgggcctgggctccccaACGGGATTCCTAGATTCCACTCAGCACATATGAACCCCAGGATGTCAAAGGCGCTGTCCTCACTCTGGGTACTGGCTGGGGGCTGCCCAACGGGCAGGTGagggcccaggaggctcagcTTTGGGAGAAGTACACacagtgggggggggaggggggggctggggggcttaAGGCAGCTCAGGCACCCACAGCCCCACCTGGCTCCCACGGTGTCCCCAGGGCGAGCAGTGGGGCCCAGGTGCTGCCTCCCCGGGAACCAGCTTCAGGTGGGTGAGCCGCAGCCCATCCCTGAGCCTGGAGAATCTTATCTCCCCTCATGGGTCAGAACTGCAAGGTCAGCCGCAGCTCCTGCTCCGAGAGGGGTAAGACAGGTGAGAGGCAGCCCCGGGGTGAGgtgctccccacctgccccccgccccttgTCGCTGGTCCAGGACTGACGGGCTCCCCCCCAGCCCCTGTGCCCTCCAGCTCTGAGAGCTCACAGCTGCAGAGCAGAAGCCTGGAAATCCAGGCACAGGGCTAAGGCATCTCCATCCCAAAACgccccctcctccagggagccttccttCTTGCCATAGGAGGTGAGGCGTGAGGTTTAAGGCACGAGAGCTGGACTGGGAGCCTGGAGATCTGGCTTTGAGCTTGGATTCTGCTGTTTACGAGCCATGTGACTTGGGAC
Protein-coding regions in this window:
- the LOC140635991 gene encoding ladinin-1 isoform X3, whose amino-acid sequence is MAGGRKDWSALSSLARQWTLEDEEEQERERRRRHRTLSSATDDEAPRLTQNGDSPAAERLPSVEEAEVPKPRTSVSKDEDEDEDEDVQAILRTRRERRQRRQAVEAAQAPGQPEAGAGREPSGPGQAKQQPLGPSGEQRGPRAGEDESPGGRGSAGGKEEVSGKPALPEKTLAPAERLVSAEASRSQEALGPQKTSAPEKRATPEKRPLLERTGVPEKPPAPGKTSDPERRLVSEKASLFEKSLASEKTPAAGSKLAPRRAGGQPASGGCQPAGQRGRALPDESPPSSAEQGEQRAPEPPTAASSRLPPITLQVKIPSKEGEVDTLSPTQATYSSSLRRSSPRTISFRMSPRRDNPETTLTRSASMRLPAGTAKLGEKLERYHTAVQRSESVKSPGSSRAEFFVAPVGVASKRHLFEKELLGQGRAEVASSRKENLKLSGVVTSRLNLWISRTQESGEQDPQEVGKESVVTKRTQWGRKADSSLDAETSAPQV
- the LOC140635991 gene encoding ladinin-1 isoform X1; the encoded protein is MLLGEPSHPSPTLTRAAESRLARQWTLEDEEEQERERRRRHRTLSSATDDEAPRLTQNGDSPAAERLPSVEEAEVPKPRTSVSKDEDEDEDEDVQAILRTRRERRQRRQAVEAAQAPGQPEAGAGREPSGPGQAKQQPLGPSGEQRGPRAGEDESPGGRGSAGGKEEVSGKPALPEKTLAPAERLVSAEASRSQEALGPQKTSAPEKRATPEKRPLLERTGVPEKPPAPGKTSDPERRLVSEKASLFEKSLASEKTPAAGSKLAPRRAGGQPASGGCQPAGQRGRALPDESPPSSAEQGEQRAPEPPTAASSRLPPITLQVKIPSKEGEVDTLSPTQATYSSSLRRSSPRTISFRMSPRRDNPETTLTRSASMRLPAGTAKLGEKLERYHTAVQRSESVKSPGSSRAEFFVAPVGVASKRHLFEKELLGQGRAEVASSRKENLKLSGVVTSRLNLWISRTQESGEQDPQEVGKESVVTKRTQWGRKADSSLDAETSAPQV
- the LOC140635991 gene encoding ladinin-1 isoform X2; translated protein: MLLGEPSHPSPTLTRAAESRLARQWTLEDEEEQERERRRRHRTLSSATDDEAPRLTQNGDSPAAERLPSVEEAEVPKPRTSVSKDEDEDEDEDVQAILRTRRERRQRRQAVEAAQAPGQPEAGAGREPSGPGQAKQQPLGPSGEQRGPRAGEDESPGGRGSAGGKEEVSGKPALPEKTLAPAERLVSAEASRSQEALGPQKTSAPEKRATPEKRPLLERTGVPEKPPAPGKTSDPERRLVSEKASLFEKSLASEKTPAAGSKLAPRRAGGQPASGGCQPAGQRGRALPDESPPSSAEQGEQRAPEPPTAASSRLPPITLQVKIPSKEGEVDTLSPTQATYSSSLRRSSPRTISFRMSPRRDNPETTLTRSASMRLPAGTAKLGEKLERYHTAVQRSESVKSPGSSRAEFFVAPVGVASKRHLFEKELLGQGRAEVASSRKENLKLSGVVTSRLNLWISRTQESGEQDPQEVGKESVVTKRTQWGRKADSSLDAEV